A stretch of Verrucomicrobiota bacterium DNA encodes these proteins:
- a CDS encoding inositol monophosphatase family protein: MSEELEGLIDKRLDEFRTFAEAITREAGELVAERFRRGSFEVEDKEDGSPVTEADRDAELLLRKRIESRFPEHGVIGEEFGGTDVSRDFVWVLDPIDGTKSFIHGVPLFGTLVGLLHENRSVIGCIFQPVLDQMAVGDNRTTFLNGEPTRVREARAISDSTLLLTDPSDPVFLDRGEVFKSLIREAGIVRSWGDCFGYLSLVSGKADAMLDPVLSPWDLLPLLPVLRGAGAIVSDFRGLNAEEGNSLIASSSREFHDRILECFAGGH, encoded by the coding sequence ATGAGCGAAGAGTTGGAAGGTCTCATCGACAAAAGGTTGGACGAATTTCGTACATTCGCTGAGGCAATCACTCGGGAAGCAGGAGAATTGGTTGCCGAGCGTTTTCGTAGAGGAAGCTTCGAGGTTGAAGATAAGGAGGACGGTTCACCGGTTACGGAAGCAGACCGGGACGCGGAACTCTTGTTGAGGAAGCGGATTGAAAGTAGATTTCCTGAGCACGGGGTGATTGGCGAGGAATTTGGTGGAACCGATGTCTCCCGTGACTTCGTCTGGGTTCTGGACCCGATTGACGGAACGAAGAGTTTTATTCACGGGGTTCCCTTATTCGGAACCTTGGTAGGGCTGCTTCACGAGAATCGATCGGTGATCGGCTGCATCTTTCAACCGGTTCTCGATCAGATGGCGGTCGGAGACAATCGGACGACGTTTCTCAATGGTGAACCGACCCGCGTGAGAGAGGCGAGGGCGATATCCGATTCGACTCTTCTCCTCACGGATCCCTCCGACCCGGTATTTCTTGATCGGGGCGAGGTCTTTAAGTCACTGATTCGGGAGGCAGGAATCGTTCGCTCATGGGGGGATTGTTTTGGGTATCTCTCCTTGGTGAGCGGAAAGGCGGATGCGATGCTCGATCCGGTTCTAAGTCCTTGGGACCTTTTGCCACTGCTGCCGGTTCTAAGGGGTGCTGGTGCCATCGTCTCTGATTTTCGAGGACTCAACGCAGAGGAAGGAAACTCATTGATCGCCTCATCCAGCCGCGAGTTTCATGATCGGATTCTGGAGTGCTTTGCGGGTGGCCACTGA
- a CDS encoding type II toxin-antitoxin system HicA family toxin: MPSLPSLSGREVAKAFGRDGWEKVRQRGSHMVMVKDGSMTTLSVPDHKEVAKGTLRSLIRASGLTIDEFLKLTR, translated from the coding sequence ATGCCCTCCCTGCCGAGTTTGAGCGGACGCGAGGTCGCCAAAGCCTTCGGCCGGGACGGCTGGGAAAAAGTCCGCCAACGCGGAAGCCATATGGTGATGGTCAAGGACGGCAGCATGACGACACTCTCCGTTCCCGATCACAAGGAAGTTGCCAAAGGAACCTTGCGAAGCCTGATCCGTGCATCGGGACTGACGATTGACGAGTTCCTGAAGCTGACCCGATAA
- a CDS encoding glycosyltransferase family 4 protein, whose translation MKRILTLCSQPLFEARGSPLRVKAFLRALGHDGFSMDVVTLPIGAEVDLPDSVRLFRVWNLPGVREIRIGPSWPKFIFGRMIAVRGILLGLFRRYSSVHGIEDMGLAAWLVARVTGARFVFEKHSDPGSHRSESRMKNLLMTVYASLERFVCRRADVIIVTGPGLAKQVHRYRVRGEVHVISDVPSTDREGKSEEIPRWRELFGCHPNDLVVAYIGSFAEYQGVPLLCEAIRKVLRKEGVLRFVFVGGSREDRENTAKIGRECGCSERVVHLDRIQPDEVADFLIACDVLVSPRLQGGNTPLKVLDYLRSGRCILATDTAANRLVLDENVALLAPPDAGSLAEGIEQLAEDSEWRDRLGQNGRLRYEEKFGFDRFHDDLLKVFATQDRNRKVFGVENG comes from the coding sequence ATGAAGCGAATCCTAACGCTTTGTTCCCAACCACTCTTTGAAGCGAGAGGTTCTCCGCTGCGAGTGAAGGCGTTTCTGCGGGCTCTAGGGCACGACGGATTCTCCATGGACGTCGTGACCTTACCCATTGGCGCGGAAGTGGATCTACCGGATTCGGTGCGACTGTTCCGTGTATGGAATCTTCCGGGGGTGAGAGAGATCCGGATTGGACCCTCTTGGCCGAAATTTATTTTTGGAAGGATGATTGCAGTCCGAGGGATTCTTCTCGGCCTGTTCCGCCGCTATTCGAGCGTCCATGGAATCGAAGACATGGGGTTGGCCGCTTGGCTGGTTGCACGAGTTACAGGTGCCCGTTTTGTATTTGAAAAACACTCCGATCCGGGCTCCCACCGCTCGGAGTCGAGGATGAAGAACTTGCTGATGACGGTTTATGCTTCGTTGGAGAGGTTTGTCTGTCGTCGTGCGGACGTGATTATTGTAACGGGACCCGGTCTTGCGAAGCAGGTTCACCGTTATCGGGTGCGTGGAGAGGTTCATGTAATTTCAGATGTTCCCTCAACGGACCGAGAAGGGAAGAGTGAAGAGATTCCCCGATGGAGGGAACTTTTCGGCTGCCACCCCAATGATCTTGTAGTCGCCTACATCGGATCGTTCGCTGAATACCAGGGAGTACCGCTCCTCTGTGAAGCAATACGGAAAGTGCTGCGCAAGGAAGGGGTGCTTCGTTTTGTTTTCGTGGGAGGCTCAAGAGAGGATCGGGAAAACACGGCAAAAATCGGACGGGAATGTGGTTGTTCGGAACGCGTAGTTCATCTGGACCGCATTCAGCCAGACGAGGTCGCTGACTTTTTGATCGCTTGCGATGTTTTGGTATCTCCACGGTTGCAGGGCGGAAATACACCTTTGAAGGTTCTCGATTACTTGCGGTCGGGGCGTTGTATCCTTGCCACGGATACGGCCGCCAATCGGTTGGTTTTGGATGAGAACGTGGCCCTGTTGGCTCCTCCCGACGCTGGGAGTCTGGCGGAGGGAATTGAACAGCTCGCGGAGGATTCCGAGTGGAGAGATCGACTAGGGCAAAACGGAAGGCTTCGTTATGAGGAGAAATTTGGTTTTGACCGGTTTCATGACGATTTGTTGAAGGTGTTTGCCACTCAGGATCGAAACCGGAAGGTTTTTGGGGTTGAGAACGGGTAG
- a CDS encoding HAD family hydrolase, with the protein MSVSLYSDPDDLIRIIRESSSKLDPIPTGEKPRPPSKAFTHLVFDIYGTLMVSGVGDIGNSAPADRGSALMKVLVDAGAPSPPPAKILEAKFLEAIEDHQESTRAKGVEYPEVEIREVWQSFIEETVKGFFPSPKAIEEIALRFELEVNPVWPMPGLVSTLKSLRDYFPAFGVVSNAQFFTPLLFSALTGESLEDLGFDENLCVWSFEEREAKPSPHLFSLLLERIGADVNEADCLYVGNDMLNDISAASHIGLQTALFAGDQRSLRLRETHPFCEILSPDSVLTTLEQLIPT; encoded by the coding sequence ATGAGTGTTTCTCTCTATTCCGACCCCGACGATTTGATCCGCATCATTCGCGAATCCTCTTCAAAACTGGACCCGATACCCACGGGCGAAAAGCCAAGACCGCCCTCCAAAGCATTCACGCACTTGGTTTTCGACATTTACGGCACCTTGATGGTTTCCGGTGTTGGAGATATAGGGAATAGTGCTCCGGCAGATCGCGGATCTGCGCTTATGAAAGTGTTGGTGGATGCGGGGGCTCCCAGTCCTCCTCCTGCGAAAATTCTCGAAGCAAAATTTCTCGAAGCAATCGAAGATCATCAGGAGTCAACCAGAGCAAAAGGCGTCGAATATCCGGAAGTGGAGATTCGTGAGGTTTGGCAGTCGTTTATCGAGGAGACTGTGAAAGGTTTTTTTCCTTCGCCTAAAGCGATCGAGGAAATTGCTCTCCGATTTGAGCTCGAGGTAAACCCGGTCTGGCCAATGCCCGGCCTCGTTTCCACACTCAAGAGTCTGCGAGACTATTTCCCCGCTTTCGGGGTCGTCTCGAACGCGCAGTTCTTTACGCCGCTTCTCTTTTCGGCCCTGACTGGAGAAAGCCTGGAGGATCTCGGTTTCGACGAAAACCTCTGCGTTTGGTCCTTTGAAGAAAGAGAAGCCAAACCGTCACCCCACTTATTTTCGCTCTTGTTGGAGAGAATCGGGGCGGACGTGAATGAGGCCGACTGCCTCTACGTCGGAAACGACATGCTGAACGATATTTCAGCAGCGAGTCATATCGGTCTACAAACTGCTCTTTTCGCGGGGGATCAGCGATCGCTGCGCCTGCGGGAAACTCATCCGTTCTGCGAGATCCTTTCACCCGACTCTGTCCTGACAACCCTCGAACAGCTGATTCCAACCTAA
- a CDS encoding type II toxin-antitoxin system HicB family antitoxin → MNFTVTLDRDEDGVWVAECPSIPGCVSQGESRQEALENVREAILLCLEVRSERGLPLTIETRQIEVAV, encoded by the coding sequence ATGAATTTTACGGTGACATTGGACCGCGATGAGGACGGTGTTTGGGTGGCCGAGTGTCCCTCGATCCCCGGATGCGTGAGCCAAGGCGAAAGCCGCCAGGAAGCCTTGGAAAATGTTCGTGAAGCGATCCTGCTTTGCTTGGAAGTACGTTCGGAACGGGGCTTGCCGCTGACAATCGAAACCCGGCAAATCGAAGTCGCCGTCTGA
- a CDS encoding Ig-like domain-containing protein, with the protein MLFRQSLDCEAIRILGLAASTLLVPCLSSGEISFLELSADGQGDFPWHQTLNWDQEVLPTDSDVVQIGNTSTEVHCHIKGPGAVAQSIEISEYGLDGGFTNTLTLTDSGTLDVSSIFEVGKDKHGVFVMEGGLLTVNSFLLIGSTNRGSDAWGTMEIKGGTATARNQILIGRSRFAPTTSNSSLILSGGSLNAEQNLTVDSIDRTQPGIFLLEGDATYQQVSNRLTEVQSGVMEIRGNQVSIDLGDLALTQNTSSKLIFSGNGVSTLRAQDVYFSSSSQLDVSGLTVGNGKYVLVNGETITNDGIFFTSNVDRNLWHLEVDSASGDLCLTRGNGPVQHDLLIYGGSGSGMYATGTIVPIQAAAPAPGLVFDTWEGSVEEIDDLFATETTFTMGSGSTTITAIYKPIGTPHTLTVYDGSGQGEYGPEQVIPIQADQSVAGRTFARWLGDSGIADPFSPTTTYTMPNRESVLEAQFYQNECHAGDRGYRARPCGLDLNNDGEIGEDGVDNILGRNGSNWNWLDPDGDGDFEDYFFVDSFNGNDSNPGTKNAPLKTIQAALDLCDGAANGIEDIICIYGIFGEEITLTQSGKPGHYTRPDDHFEFPADPMRIIGWDKDEDGEYPPYDKDDQAVIDGSSGLITAIYNDNKVSYVEIAHLSIHNFQGWSPDSSRGAIRFSRSGGNDVSHIYVHDVEMKNINTNTPWDPSVPPEDVVHFEHRGGERIVATFWNGDTALQHIAMCNILVDGFGDFFARGAPANGSGNFRFQNMTLNCKSFDGAGITGFKIWGAHENVEILDSIFDGRPGDWSYGQGGPRMVAIRPDQRNVTVRNNLFLNARAAVTIDGCSLNFGPNRTTDNVVVDSNHIITTHDDWGPGGGKPVGIRIEPGCDIGRTTEDIAIVNNFIHIPVWGASALILSPGMTESGQAAQPGTLTVAHNTIWGPGEGHNFYGILIDLDQVTNPQRNFLIKNNLFANIGSSGQNIAHNYNPSVSTSGFSIDGNIWSPGGVFIWKGERMDDFADWQSTSGQDSNSIVASPLFANTIGGDLHLAPEDNTTRTVGVALSTIDTEDLDVDLTQDIDGDLRENNTPWAGADKLVSAHTPTGQADAYFLNEDHVLKITSDSGVLLNDGYGAPSLCDTSQNHGPMALLIQNAVHGSMRLSRDGSFTYIPDPDYFGNDQFSYRLRTPENLYSLPITVDFAVSSVNDAPVAVDDRYRNLLGEPLDVSSPGLLANDADVENDTLAAVLISPPLYAQEFQLNPDGSFHYLPLAGVICEDRFIYAASDGSLGEPATVTLNISNIPSEIVLDEEGNDPSQGSVSQIGTWLSSGASGAYNGASIYSNNDTGNESFTWTPNLPVDAVYRVYARWTAFSTRSPSVTYTVHHAEGSEAITLSQKDVTLASQWVFLGEYSFDAGSEKSVTLSSLRGEQINADAIRWERTFHEVPEELIVDNLSSTTSSQGSWGTSSGSPAFHSDSVFSDDPGDSFSWDINIPEDGQYGIYAWWTHSNGFRSDQVPYRIIHDGGIANTVVDQSDPSLAGQWNHLGDYTFAASSNGQVIVTVPETGSVKIASADAIRLVRIDGSASHTIPPNPSGDPADLVQISAMCFHEGSNDALQVEAILGATYILQRSLDLSQNSWTDVESITALDERILLSTPHEEGLDKCFYRIKIILPE; encoded by the coding sequence ATGCTTTTTCGCCAAAGCCTTGACTGTGAAGCGATCCGGATTCTTGGCCTCGCAGCATCCACTCTGCTGGTGCCCTGTCTTTCAAGTGGAGAAATCAGTTTTTTAGAGCTCAGTGCTGATGGACAGGGAGACTTCCCCTGGCACCAGACCCTAAACTGGGACCAAGAAGTGCTGCCAACCGATTCGGATGTGGTCCAGATCGGCAACACATCCACTGAAGTCCACTGTCACATTAAAGGCCCGGGAGCTGTTGCCCAAAGCATTGAGATTTCTGAATACGGACTCGATGGTGGTTTCACCAACACTCTGACTCTTACCGACTCTGGCACACTCGATGTCTCAAGCATTTTTGAAGTCGGGAAAGACAAACACGGGGTTTTCGTCATGGAGGGAGGCCTCTTAACTGTAAATTCCTTCCTACTGATAGGCTCGACCAATCGAGGATCCGACGCCTGGGGGACCATGGAGATCAAGGGTGGAACAGCGACTGCAAGAAACCAGATTCTAATTGGACGAAGTCGATTCGCTCCAACAACCTCAAATAGTTCTCTTATCCTCTCGGGAGGCAGTCTGAATGCGGAGCAAAACCTCACTGTGGATTCCATCGACCGAACGCAACCCGGGATTTTTCTCCTGGAAGGCGATGCGACCTATCAACAAGTCTCTAACAGACTGACCGAAGTTCAGTCGGGTGTCATGGAGATCCGGGGCAATCAGGTTTCTATTGATCTGGGAGATCTTGCTCTCACTCAAAACACCTCATCCAAGCTTATTTTTTCTGGTAACGGAGTCAGTACGTTACGAGCACAAGATGTCTATTTTTCTTCCAGCAGCCAGTTAGATGTTTCGGGGCTTACTGTTGGCAACGGGAAATATGTTCTCGTCAACGGAGAGACCATTACCAACGACGGTATTTTTTTCACCTCCAATGTTGACCGGAACCTCTGGCATCTGGAGGTCGATTCGGCCTCTGGAGATCTTTGTCTGACTCGTGGCAACGGACCGGTTCAACACGATCTACTTATTTATGGTGGGAGTGGTAGTGGCATGTATGCAACAGGCACAATCGTTCCGATCCAGGCTGCGGCTCCCGCACCTGGCCTCGTTTTCGACACATGGGAGGGCAGTGTCGAAGAGATTGACGACCTCTTTGCCACCGAGACCACATTTACTATGGGAAGCGGTTCCACAACGATAACCGCGATTTACAAGCCCATTGGCACTCCCCATACTCTCACAGTTTACGACGGCAGTGGCCAGGGAGAATACGGCCCGGAACAAGTCATTCCCATTCAGGCAGATCAAAGTGTCGCAGGTCGCACCTTTGCCCGTTGGTTGGGAGATAGTGGGATCGCCGATCCATTTTCTCCGACCACCACATATACGATGCCAAACAGGGAGTCTGTCCTTGAAGCTCAATTCTATCAAAATGAATGCCATGCCGGAGACCGAGGTTACCGCGCCAGACCCTGTGGTCTTGATCTGAATAATGATGGCGAAATCGGTGAGGATGGCGTAGACAATATTCTGGGCCGGAACGGATCCAACTGGAACTGGTTGGATCCGGATGGAGACGGTGATTTCGAAGACTATTTTTTTGTCGATTCCTTCAACGGGAACGACAGCAATCCGGGAACCAAGAACGCTCCTCTGAAAACCATTCAAGCAGCCCTCGATCTTTGCGATGGAGCTGCGAATGGTATAGAAGACATCATCTGCATATACGGTATCTTCGGAGAGGAAATTACCCTTACCCAGAGTGGCAAGCCAGGCCACTACACAAGGCCCGATGATCACTTTGAGTTTCCTGCTGATCCGATGCGTATCATTGGCTGGGACAAAGATGAGGATGGAGAATACCCGCCCTACGATAAGGACGATCAAGCTGTCATTGATGGAAGTAGCGGGCTGATCACTGCTATCTACAATGATAACAAGGTCAGTTACGTTGAGATCGCCCATTTAAGCATCCATAACTTCCAGGGCTGGTCGCCTGACAGTTCCCGTGGAGCAATTCGATTTTCCCGCAGCGGTGGTAACGACGTGAGCCACATTTACGTGCACGACGTCGAGATGAAAAATATCAACACGAACACCCCATGGGATCCAAGTGTCCCTCCTGAAGACGTTGTTCATTTTGAGCACCGAGGTGGTGAACGCATAGTTGCAACATTCTGGAATGGGGATACGGCTCTTCAACATATCGCTATGTGCAACATCCTGGTGGATGGCTTCGGAGACTTTTTTGCTCGTGGTGCCCCCGCTAACGGCAGTGGAAATTTCCGCTTCCAAAACATGACATTGAACTGCAAGTCCTTCGACGGAGCAGGTATCACTGGGTTCAAAATCTGGGGGGCTCACGAGAACGTCGAGATTCTGGATAGTATCTTTGACGGTCGCCCCGGAGACTGGAGCTACGGACAAGGAGGCCCTCGCATGGTAGCTATCCGCCCGGATCAACGCAATGTAACTGTCCGCAACAACCTCTTTCTGAACGCCCGCGCCGCCGTCACTATTGACGGATGCTCATTGAATTTTGGGCCAAACCGAACGACTGATAACGTTGTTGTCGATAGCAACCATATCATCACCACTCACGACGACTGGGGACCGGGAGGTGGAAAACCAGTAGGTATTAGGATCGAACCAGGCTGCGATATAGGCCGCACCACCGAAGACATCGCCATCGTAAACAACTTTATCCATATTCCAGTGTGGGGGGCATCTGCCCTTATCCTGAGCCCGGGGATGACAGAGTCGGGTCAAGCCGCTCAACCCGGTACGCTCACCGTAGCTCACAACACCATATGGGGTCCCGGCGAGGGCCACAATTTTTACGGGATTCTGATCGATTTGGACCAAGTGACGAATCCACAACGTAATTTTCTCATCAAAAACAACCTCTTTGCCAACATTGGCTCAAGTGGCCAGAACATAGCTCACAATTACAACCCTAGTGTCTCAACCTCAGGATTCAGTATCGATGGCAATATCTGGTCTCCCGGAGGTGTCTTCATTTGGAAAGGCGAACGGATGGACGACTTCGCAGATTGGCAAAGCACTAGTGGTCAGGATAGCAATTCCATTGTAGCATCACCCCTATTTGCCAATACCATTGGCGGAGATCTACACTTGGCTCCCGAGGACAACACAACTCGCACTGTGGGGGTGGCCCTCAGCACGATTGACACCGAAGATCTGGATGTGGATCTCACTCAGGATATTGATGGCGATCTCCGCGAAAACAATACTCCGTGGGCAGGAGCGGATAAGCTTGTCTCCGCTCACACCCCAACGGGACAAGCCGATGCTTACTTCCTCAATGAAGATCATGTTCTCAAAATCACCTCTGACTCCGGAGTTCTACTAAACGATGGCTATGGGGCACCCTCTCTTTGTGACACAAGCCAAAATCATGGTCCTATGGCCCTGCTTATCCAAAATGCCGTGCATGGATCAATGCGTCTCTCACGGGACGGCTCTTTTACATACATACCGGATCCAGACTACTTCGGCAACGATCAGTTCTCTTACCGTCTACGTACTCCTGAAAATCTTTACAGTCTACCCATCACGGTTGATTTCGCAGTTTCATCAGTCAACGACGCTCCCGTTGCTGTTGATGACCGATACAGAAATCTACTCGGTGAACCGCTGGATGTTTCCAGTCCAGGGCTTTTGGCCAATGATGCAGATGTAGAAAATGATACGCTTGCTGCCGTATTAATCTCTCCACCACTCTACGCACAAGAATTCCAGCTCAATCCTGATGGCAGCTTTCACTACCTGCCTCTTGCCGGAGTGATCTGTGAAGATCGGTTTATCTATGCCGCATCAGACGGATCTCTGGGAGAGCCGGCTACCGTCACACTAAACATTAGCAATATTCCCTCGGAAATCGTGCTTGATGAAGAGGGAAATGATCCTTCGCAAGGGTCGGTTTCTCAAATCGGGACCTGGCTCTCTTCCGGAGCCAGTGGGGCTTACAATGGTGCGTCGATATATTCCAACAATGATACCGGCAATGAGAGCTTTACCTGGACTCCCAATCTCCCTGTAGACGCTGTCTATCGTGTCTATGCCCGATGGACAGCTTTTTCCACCCGTAGTCCGAGTGTGACCTATACCGTCCATCATGCTGAAGGAAGTGAAGCCATTACGCTAAGCCAGAAGGATGTGACTCTAGCGTCTCAATGGGTTTTCCTGGGAGAATACTCCTTTGATGCTGGCTCCGAGAAATCCGTCACTCTCTCAAGCTTGCGCGGAGAACAGATCAATGCCGATGCCATCCGCTGGGAGCGCACGTTTCATGAAGTGCCGGAAGAACTCATCGTGGACAATTTGAGCTCAACGACGAGTTCCCAAGGCTCATGGGGAACCTCATCCGGAAGTCCAGCCTTCCATTCAGACTCGGTCTTCAGCGACGATCCAGGAGACAGTTTCAGCTGGGATATTAACATTCCGGAAGACGGCCAATACGGCATCTACGCTTGGTGGACCCACTCCAATGGATTTCGTTCGGATCAAGTGCCTTACCGCATCATTCACGACGGCGGCATTGCAAACACTGTTGTCGATCAGAGTGACCCAAGCCTTGCAGGACAATGGAATCACTTGGGGGACTACACTTTTGCAGCGAGTTCGAATGGACAAGTGATTGTCACGGTTCCCGAAACAGGCAGCGTCAAGATAGCCAGTGCCGATGCCATTCGCCTTGTCAGGATTGATGGTAGTGCTTCCCACACTATTCCTCCCAACCCCTCCGGAGATCCCGCCGACCTTGTTCAAATCTCGGCAATGTGTTTCCACGAGGGAAGCAATGATGCGTTGCAAGTTGAAGCTATTCTTGGCGCCACATATATCTTGCAGCGCTCGCTGGACCTTTCCCAAAATAGTTGGACAGACGTTGAGTCAATAACGGCTCTGGATGAACGCATTCTTCTCTCAACACCTCACGAAGAGGGCCTCGATAAGTGCTTTTATCGCATCAAGATAATTCTACCTGAGTAG
- a CDS encoding metallopeptidase family protein — protein sequence MIGFWSALRVATDWVEIAGKVVEDAVGALPPEIRAVAKAIPILLEEEMPKHLIDDGWEPDLLGMFDGADVGEEEAGQARILIFLRNIVDFVEGDTGEFREEVRVTLLHELGHLLGLDEEDLVRRGLE from the coding sequence ATGATCGGATTCTGGAGTGCTTTGCGGGTGGCCACTGATTGGGTCGAAATCGCGGGAAAGGTTGTGGAAGATGCGGTTGGTGCGCTGCCTCCCGAGATCCGTGCGGTCGCCAAGGCGATCCCCATTCTGTTGGAGGAGGAAATGCCTAAGCACCTGATTGATGATGGTTGGGAACCTGACCTTCTGGGAATGTTCGATGGTGCGGATGTGGGAGAGGAGGAAGCGGGGCAGGCAAGGATTCTCATTTTCCTCCGAAACATCGTGGATTTTGTAGAGGGAGATACTGGAGAGTTTCGAGAGGAAGTGCGGGTTACACTTCTTCATGAGCTCGGTCATCTTTTGGGTTTGGATGAGGAGGATCTGGTAAGGCGCGGTTTGGAGTAG
- a CDS encoding transcription elongation factor GreAB, giving the protein MDKIKVYDSLLARLEEDLGVAIGASRDAADYATNEEARAESKYDTQGLEASYLAAGQASLATENAQAISDLKTLRDEMIQPREKVMRGALVECDLDGESEWFFLCSVGGGEILEVNEQEISVLTVQSPLGATLAGKQAGATFRLPNGLQGKIVSVQ; this is encoded by the coding sequence ATGGACAAGATCAAGGTCTATGATTCTTTGCTCGCGAGGCTGGAGGAAGATTTGGGGGTTGCGATCGGAGCGTCGAGAGACGCGGCAGACTATGCCACGAACGAAGAAGCACGCGCCGAATCCAAATACGACACGCAGGGTCTTGAGGCCTCCTATCTAGCAGCTGGCCAAGCCTCACTTGCCACGGAGAACGCACAAGCGATTTCAGACCTCAAAACCCTCCGCGATGAAATGATCCAACCCCGTGAAAAGGTCATGCGAGGAGCACTGGTAGAGTGTGATTTGGATGGAGAATCAGAATGGTTCTTTCTTTGCTCCGTGGGTGGAGGAGAAATCCTTGAGGTGAACGAACAAGAGATTTCGGTCCTAACGGTTCAGTCCCCTCTCGGGGCGACCCTAGCCGGAAAACAAGCCGGCGCGACCTTTCGACTGCCCAACGGGCTCCAAGGAAAAATTGTATCTGTTCAGTAG
- a CDS encoding PPK2 family polyphosphate kinase: MIETKNFAVTRKGKFKLDDHPTRIDDLYADKLDYKAKLRDLQNEINELQRMMYAHGRYSMLLIFQAMDAAGKDGTIRAVMNGVNIHGVNVNAFRKPSENELEHDFLWRTTLRLPKRGQIGIFNRSYYEEVLIARIHPPILKRQKLPEELTSNKKELWSGRHESIEDFEKHMWRNGTHVVKFFLHLSYDEQRKRFLDRIDKPEKNWKFEDGDINDRKFWPQYQEVYEETINATAANVAPWYIIPADDKKNMRLITAQVILEHMKMLDMSYPEVTEERRAELKEDRKILEAD, encoded by the coding sequence ATGATCGAAACGAAAAACTTCGCGGTTACCCGGAAGGGCAAATTCAAGTTGGATGATCATCCAACGAGAATCGACGATTTGTACGCTGACAAACTAGACTACAAGGCGAAGCTGCGCGATCTGCAGAACGAGATCAACGAGCTACAACGGATGATGTACGCGCACGGGCGCTACAGTATGCTTCTCATCTTTCAGGCCATGGACGCGGCGGGTAAAGATGGGACAATTCGAGCGGTGATGAATGGCGTCAACATCCACGGCGTCAATGTAAACGCGTTTCGCAAGCCCAGCGAAAATGAACTCGAGCACGATTTCCTCTGGCGGACCACTCTCCGCCTGCCCAAACGAGGTCAAATCGGAATCTTCAATCGTTCTTACTACGAGGAAGTGCTCATCGCGAGGATTCATCCTCCGATCCTCAAGAGGCAGAAGCTTCCCGAGGAGCTAACCTCAAACAAGAAAGAACTCTGGAGCGGTCGGCACGAGTCTATTGAAGATTTTGAGAAACACATGTGGCGAAATGGGACTCACGTCGTGAAATTCTTTCTCCATTTGAGTTACGATGAACAGCGGAAGAGGTTTCTTGACCGCATCGACAAACCGGAGAAGAACTGGAAATTCGAGGACGGAGATATCAACGACCGGAAATTTTGGCCTCAGTATCAAGAGGTCTACGAAGAGACCATCAATGCAACGGCAGCCAACGTCGCACCGTGGTACATCATTCCTGCCGACGACAAGAAAAACATGCGTCTGATTACGGCTCAGGTCATTCTCGAACACATGAAAATGCTTGATATGTCTTACCCCGAAGTCACCGAAGAAAGACGCGCCGAACTCAAAGAGGACCGGAAGATCCTTGAGGCGGATTAA